The following are encoded together in the Buchnera aphidicola (Acyrthosiphon lactucae) genome:
- the speE gene encoding polyamine aminopropyltransferase, whose protein sequence is MDQKKIWHEKLYCHLGQYFLIEKLIYKKKTPHHKVMIFQNSIFGKIMVIDDIVQTTENDEFIYHEMLTHIPIFAHGSIKNVLIIGGGDGGILREVCRHKNIKKITMVEIDINIINLCKKYFPNHSNNAYEDSRLKLVIDDGLNFTKNTKEKFDLIISDSTDPVGCGKNLFISEFYFNCKNCLTQNGIFVAQNGIFFLQKNETILTYKNLKKYFYDTKFYQANIPTYYGGIMMFAWGTNNIEFRKNSFINIQSRIKNTKLAFNYYNAKIHISSFYLPQYILNALNES, encoded by the coding sequence ATGGATCAGAAAAAAATATGGCATGAAAAACTTTATTGTCATCTTGGACAATATTTTCTAATTGAAAAGTTAATATATAAAAAAAAAACTCCTCATCACAAAGTGATGATTTTTCAAAATTCTATATTTGGCAAAATTATGGTAATAGATGATATTGTTCAAACAACTGAAAATGATGAATTTATATATCATGAAATGTTAACTCATATACCCATATTTGCTCATGGTTCAATAAAAAACGTATTAATCATAGGCGGAGGTGATGGAGGTATACTTCGTGAAGTATGTAGACATAAAAATATTAAAAAAATTACTATGGTGGAAATTGATATTAATATCATTAATTTATGTAAAAAATATTTTCCAAATCATAGCAATAATGCTTATGAAGATTCTCGATTAAAACTAGTTATTGATGATGGTTTAAATTTTACAAAGAATACTAAAGAGAAATTTGACTTAATCATATCAGATTCTACAGATCCAGTTGGATGTGGAAAAAATTTATTTATTTCAGAATTTTATTTTAATTGTAAGAATTGTCTTACACAAAACGGAATTTTTGTAGCGCAAAATGGTATTTTCTTTCTTCAAAAAAATGAAACTATTCTTACTTATAAAAATTTAAAAAAATATTTTTATGATACAAAATTTTATCAAGCAAATATTCCCACTTATTATGGTGGAATTATGATGTTTGCATGGGGTACTAATAATATAGAATTTCGTAAAAATAGTTTTATAAATATACAATCACGCATAAAAAATACAAAATTAGCTTTTAATTACTATAACGCTAAAATTCATATAAGTAGTTTTTATTTACCTCAATATATTCTTAATGCATTAAATGAAAGTTAA
- a CDS encoding 5'-methylthioadenosine/adenosylhomocysteine nucleosidase: protein MKIGIISAISQETETIKKIIKPYIEKKIENYKIHIAKFQKNDIFLIQSGIGKVSASIATMILINLYQPDMIVNSGSAGSLSSLLKIGDIIIPDKTCYYDVDLTNFGYFRGQIPQYPKNFIINKKIYKFCKQNSYKYELKFTKGLIISGDSFIRENLRIKSLKNHFPSAIAVEMESAAIAQVCYKFKIPLIVIKSISDLSDNNATLNFKKNISIASFQFSKFLKIILENLINI from the coding sequence ATGAAAATTGGAATAATAAGCGCTATAAGTCAAGAGACTGAAACAATTAAAAAAATAATAAAACCATATATAGAGAAAAAAATTGAAAATTACAAAATTCATATAGCAAAATTTCAAAAAAATGATATTTTTTTAATACAATCAGGAATAGGAAAAGTTTCAGCTAGTATCGCAACCATGATTCTTATTAATTTATATCAACCAGATATGATTGTTAATAGCGGTTCTGCTGGAAGTTTAAGTTCATTATTAAAAATTGGTGACATTATTATACCTGATAAAACATGTTATTATGATGTAGACTTAACAAATTTTGGATATTTTCGAGGGCAAATACCTCAATACCCAAAAAATTTTATAATTAACAAAAAAATATATAAATTTTGTAAACAGAATTCTTATAAATATGAATTAAAATTTACAAAAGGACTAATTATTAGCGGAGACTCATTTATTAGAGAAAATTTACGCATAAAAAGTTTAAAAAATCACTTTCCTTCTGCAATAGCTGTTGAAATGGAATCTGCTGCAATAGCTCAAGTTTGCTACAAATTTAAAATTCCTCTTATCGTTATAAAATCTATTTCTGATTTATCTGATAATAATGCCACTTTAAATTTTAAAAAAAATATTTCAATTGCATCATTTCAATTTTCTAAATTTTTAAAAATAATTTTAGAAAATCTAATCAATATATAA
- the erpA gene encoding iron-sulfur cluster insertion protein ErpA: MEKSSKDYLKFTEKAIKKIKHLMEIQENNSLKLRIYIIGGGCSGFQYQFIFDSLINEDDIIITQSDISLIIDPISLQYLYGGQIDYLENLEGSKFIVSNPNAKNTCGCGSSFSI, translated from the coding sequence ATGGAAAAATCTTCTAAAGATTATCTTAAATTTACTGAAAAAGCAATTAAAAAAATAAAACATCTTATGGAAATACAAGAGAATAATAGTTTAAAACTAAGAATTTATATAATTGGGGGTGGATGTAGTGGTTTTCAATATCAGTTTATTTTTGATTCATTAATAAACGAAGATGATATTATCATCACTCAATCAGATATTTCATTAATTATTGATCCTATTAGTTTGCAGTATTTATATGGTGGTCAAATAGATTATTTAGAAAACCTAGAAGGTTCTAAGTTTATAGTTTCTAATCCAAATGCAAAAAATACATGTGGATGTGGTTCATCATTTAGTATTTAA
- the ftsZ gene encoding cell division protein FtsZ, translating to MFEPAELSNNAIIKVIGVGGGGGNAVEHMVRERIEGVEFFAVNTDAQALRKIEVGQTIQIGNNITKGLGAGANPEIGRNSAEEDKELLKSALDGSDMVFIAAGMGGGTGTGAAPVVAEIAKELGILTVAVVTKPFNFEGKKRTIVAEQGIIELSKYVDSLITIPNDKLLKVLSRGISLLDAFSAANNVLKGAVQGIAELITRPGLMNVDFADVRTVMVEMGYAMMGTGISSGENRAEEAAEIAISSPLLEDIDLSGARGVLVNITAGFDLKLDEFETVGNTIRSFSSDNATVVIGTSLDPDMNDSLRVTVVATGIGIEKNAEINQIKNKSSREVLMDYRYQYLNISPTKIDKKIIKKEIKNSEEKIKKQPEYLDIPSFLRKRAD from the coding sequence ATGTTTGAACCTGCAGAATTAAGTAATAACGCAATAATTAAAGTAATTGGTGTCGGAGGTGGAGGTGGAAATGCAGTAGAACATATGGTTAGAGAACGTATTGAAGGTGTTGAATTTTTTGCAGTGAATACTGATGCACAAGCCTTAAGAAAAATAGAAGTAGGACAAACTATACAAATAGGTAATAATATAACAAAAGGATTAGGTGCTGGAGCTAATCCAGAAATTGGACGTAATTCGGCAGAAGAAGATAAAGAACTACTAAAATCCGCATTAGATGGTTCTGACATGGTTTTTATAGCAGCTGGTATGGGAGGAGGAACTGGAACTGGAGCTGCTCCTGTAGTAGCAGAAATTGCAAAAGAATTAGGTATTTTAACTGTTGCTGTAGTAACAAAACCCTTCAATTTCGAAGGTAAAAAAAGAACCATAGTGGCAGAACAAGGCATAATTGAACTATCAAAATATGTAGATTCTTTAATTACAATTCCTAATGATAAATTATTAAAAGTTCTAAGTCGAGGAATTTCTTTACTTGATGCTTTTAGTGCAGCTAATAACGTTTTGAAAGGAGCAGTACAAGGAATTGCTGAATTAATTACAAGGCCTGGATTGATGAATGTAGATTTTGCTGATGTACGTACTGTAATGGTAGAAATGGGATATGCAATGATGGGAACTGGAATATCTTCTGGAGAAAATCGTGCAGAAGAAGCTGCAGAAATAGCTATATCTAGTCCTTTACTAGAAGATATAGATTTATCTGGTGCACGCGGTGTATTAGTTAATATTACTGCTGGTTTTGATTTAAAATTAGATGAATTCGAAACAGTTGGAAATACTATTAGATCTTTTTCTTCAGATAATGCAACAGTTGTTATAGGTACTTCTTTAGATCCTGATATGAATGATTCTCTTCGTGTAACAGTTGTTGCTACTGGTATTGGAATAGAAAAAAATGCGGAAATTAATCAAATAAAAAACAAATCTTCTCGAGAAGTTTTAATGGATTATCGTTATCAATATTTAAATATCTCTCCAACAAAAATAGATAAAAAAATTATAAAAAAAGAAATAAAAAATTCAGAGGAAAAAATTAAAAAACAACCAGAATATTTAGATATTCCATCTTTTCTTCGTAAAAGAGCAGATTAA
- the ftsA gene encoding cell division protein FtsA, with protein MIISKDRKLVVGLEVGTTKVVTLVGEILTDNTIKIIGFGTCASKGIDKGRINNLDLIVSCIQESINKAEIMADCQITSVYLSLSNKYIHCQNEIGIIPISEDEVTKEDLENVIHIAKSVQIPNEHHILHVIPQEYSIDQQSGIKNPIGLSGVRMQVRVHLITCHKNMAKNIIKAVEKCDVKVDQVIFSGLASSKAVLTEDECNLGVCMIDIGGGTIDFTIYINGSIQYSQVIPYAGNIVTSDISYAFSSSYYDAENMKIKYGSIKKPSLGLSKNIDLSDTNNNFQNTFQEDTLIEVIESRYIELLSLVQDKIVDIQKKLHKGGEKYELLSGIVLTGGGSKISYLSDCAEKIFNKKIRIAKPFNISGLIENITESNYSTVIGLLHYGKESYINIDKKNKEISFLKKMFKQINNWFKKEF; from the coding sequence ATGATCATATCAAAAGACAGAAAATTAGTAGTCGGATTAGAAGTTGGTACTACTAAAGTCGTAACTTTGGTAGGAGAAATATTAACAGATAACACTATTAAAATTATTGGATTTGGAACTTGTGCATCTAAAGGCATAGATAAAGGTAGAATAAATAATTTAGATTTAATAGTTTCATGTATACAAGAATCTATTAATAAAGCTGAAATTATGGCAGATTGTCAAATTACTTCTGTATATCTATCTTTATCTAACAAATATATTCACTGTCAAAACGAAATAGGTATAATTCCAATTTCTGAAGATGAAGTAACAAAAGAAGATCTAGAAAATGTAATACACATTGCAAAATCTGTTCAAATTCCTAATGAACATCATATATTACATGTAATACCTCAAGAATACTCAATTGATCAACAATCTGGAATAAAAAATCCTATAGGTTTATCTGGAGTTCGTATGCAAGTAAGAGTTCATTTAATTACTTGTCATAAAAATATGGCTAAAAATATTATTAAAGCTGTAGAAAAATGCGATGTAAAAGTTGATCAAGTTATTTTTTCAGGCCTCGCTTCAAGTAAAGCTGTTTTAACTGAAGATGAATGCAATCTTGGCGTATGTATGATTGATATAGGTGGAGGAACAATAGATTTTACTATTTATATTAATGGTTCTATACAATATAGCCAAGTTATACCATACGCTGGAAATATTGTAACTAGTGATATATCCTATGCTTTTAGTTCTTCTTACTATGATGCAGAAAATATGAAAATTAAGTATGGTTCTATAAAAAAACCATCTTTAGGATTATCAAAAAATATTGATTTGTCTGATACTAATAATAATTTTCAAAATACTTTTCAAGAAGATACATTAATAGAAGTCATTGAATCTAGATATATTGAATTATTATCTTTGGTACAAGATAAGATTGTTGATATACAGAAAAAACTTCATAAAGGAGGAGAAAAATATGAGTTATTAAGTGGCATAGTACTTACTGGAGGTGGGTCAAAAATTTCATATTTAAGCGACTGTGCAGAAAAAATTTTTAATAAAAAAATACGAATTGCTAAACCTTTTAATATTTCTGGATTAATAGAAAACATAACTGAATCAAATTATTCAACAGTAATTGGTTTATTACATTATGGAAAAGAATCTTATATAAACATTGATAAAAAAAACAAAGAAATTTCTTTTCTTAAAAAAATGTTTAAACAAATTAATAATTGGTTTAAAAAAGAGTTTTAA